From Sceloporus undulatus isolate JIND9_A2432 ecotype Alabama chromosome 6, SceUnd_v1.1, whole genome shotgun sequence, one genomic window encodes:
- the SOSTDC1 gene encoding sclerostin domain-containing protein 1: MLPPSALHLPGFLLACVLLRSCWAFKNDATEILYSHVVKSIPASPGGSSSSSNNSALNQARNGGRHPGFDRSSRVQVGCRELRSTKYISDGQCTSINPLKELVCAGECLPLPVLPNWIGGGYGSKYWSRRSSQEWRCVNDKTRTQRIQLQCQDGSTRTYKVTVVTACKCKRYTRQHNESSHSFEGTSQTKPVHHHKERKRNSKSMKHPPS, translated from the exons ATgcttcctccctctgctctccaTCTTCCTGGCTTCTTGCTTGCCTGTGTGCTCCTGCGGAGCTGCTGGGCTTTTAAGAACGATGCAACGGAGATCCTTTATTCACATGTGGTCAAATCCATTCCTGCCAGCCCTggtggcagtagcagcagcagcaacaacagtgccTTGAATCAAGCCAGGAATGGAGGAAGGCATCCTGGATTTGATCGGAGCA GTCGTGTTCAAGTTGGCTGCCGGGAACTGCGATCCACCAAATATATTTCTGATGGCCAATGCACCAGCATCAATCCTCTAAAAGAGCTGGTATGTGCTGGGGAGTGCCTCCCTTTGCCAGTGCTCCCTAACTGGATTGGGGGAGGTTATGGATCCAAGTACTGGAGCAGAAGGAGCTCCCAGGAATGGAGATGCGTCAATGACAAAACTCGCACACAGCGAATTCAACTTCAGTGTCAAGATGGAAGTACAAGAACCTACAAGGTAACTGTGGTTACAGCTTGCAAGTGCAAGAGATACACCAGGCAACACAATGAATCCAGCCATAGTTTTGAAGGAACATCTCAGACAAAGCCAGTCCACCATCataaagagaggaaaaggaacaGCAAATCCATGAAACATCCTCCAAGTTAG